One Odontesthes bonariensis isolate fOdoBon6 chromosome 12, fOdoBon6.hap1, whole genome shotgun sequence genomic window, GAAGGAATATCTTCATAATGATAGCCCTGTGAGGATATGGTTAGGTTTGAATTACAGACATATTCATGAAGAACAGACAGCTAACGTTCGGGCAGCTACATAACAAATAAAATGCTGTGGGAGCAGGTTGTTGGCCTTTTGAGTGCTCTGTTCTGTAAAGACCTGGCAAGAAATTACacagaatggggggggggggggtgtattaTGTAAGGCAACCCTGGAAAATAATCTAATTGGGGCAATGCAGTCACATACTCGGCTGCAGGGAAAAAATGAGGTGCAAACCGCCTCTGGGACAGGGCAgcgtttttttaatactttttataGCATCAAGTTCAGTAGTTTCTAAGTAACCATAGgttgagaaaaaaatatatattcagaTTTTAAGACCACTAAAGCTAAAAAATATTATGGCAATTACATTACAAATGTTCCATTAACGTGACATATAAGAAGAACACTAAAGGCACAAAGAACATGAATTTGCTAGAAATGGTGTGGGCAAAGAATAATTCTTTTAAGGAGGAAATAAACACTAGcctaaaatgttgtttttgctGCCCACTCTGTACAGATGCACAGGTAGCAGTTAATTATTccttgtgtatgtgtatgtaaaaCACTGCAAGGGTGTCATGGTCAGCCTTGTGTTAAACCATTCTTCGAGGTACAGACACAAGTGATGGAAAAGTtgcaaaaaaataagaaaaaacagcGCAGAAACAATAGAAAAAGGTAAgtcaaatgaaacattttggAAAGTAAAGTTTATTGTGACattgtgaaattaaaaaaaaagcaaaacacacaaaaacaaaaaaacaaagaatagGAAATCAATAAAAACGAACAAACTACACACTGCTAAATGTATGCTAACAATGGAAGATGGATATGATGGGGAACTGCTGTGCTGGTGACTCCTGCAGAAAGCACCAGCTGTGTGACACACCAAGGCAACTTGTCACCTGTGGGTCTCCTTCTTGGGCAGGAGTGGTGTTGGATGGGACGGGTCTGGCGGACAGCTGGCTTCATCCCACTCCTCTTGGATGGAGACAGACTCTGAGTCTCCAATTTTTTGGTGATATCAGTCTTCTTTATGATAGCTACATTATCAGAAGAAACAAGGCCATTGAGTAAAGCACAGGGAAGCAAAAAATAAGCAGAGATAGCTGCTGAGCCATGTCAAAATGCTGACTGCCGTGAGATAAAGACTCCCCAGGAGCCCTTTGTAGCCGTTGTACTTGTTGATGCATGCATAAACAGATGACTTAATCACACGTGGGCTGCAAATATTTTGacaatgttttatatttttagaACAGCCACATGTATAAACAGCATTACTAAACTAACAGAACAAAGAGAATTGTGTAGTAATATTGTTTCTGCAAGAAGCAGTAACATATTTACAGTAGCATGGTGATGAACTCTAGTATTACATGTAAGAATTTATTAAGAATTTagcacactgtacagaatataCACAGATACTGTACTACTTAAATTACGAATataattataaacaaaatttaagtGAGAAagaaccttttttcttcttgACTTCCTCTCTGGGGATGTAGATGGGTTCTTTGCGGACAGGTTTGCGTTCAGGTGTTGAGATCCTTCCTTTAGGTCGCCCTCCTTTGGTCTTGGGTTTaacctgtttttctgtcttctgcTGTTGTGTCTGCTTGTTCTGGACCACGGAAGGCTTTTTGACTGGACTAGGCACCTTGGGCAAAGGCTCAATCTGCTCTGTTGCCATACTCCTATCATCATCTGATAAACAAGGCAGAGAAAAAGTCATTCATTTGAAGCAGAAGAAGGAAGAGGGAGGAGAAACTATCAtgacagaacaaagagatcTCACCTTGTGTGTCCACCCAGGAGCTGTCCAGGATGGAGTCATCTACAGTGGTTTCATCTCTGTCATAGCTTTCTGTTGGTCCTTCTGTTTCTATGGTCTGAGTCTCCCTTCCTGGGGAGGCAGGGGTTTCAGGAACATCACCCACCTCCTCTAAACTGGCTGCTTCCATGTCAGCTTCCTGGGCCAACTCCACagactcctcctcttcctcttcatcttcttTCCGGGCAGGGACACAAAGGGCTTCATCCTCAAGTGGAGCTGAGAAACGAACGCTGTGCCCCGGTTCCTCAGCTTCATCGAAGGTCTGGACCACAGTGATGAAATCATCTTCGACCATCACCACCGATTCAATGGCAGCACGGGTCTCTGGTATCTCCTTTGTCACCTCTGGCCCTGCAGCTGCTAACTTTAAAACATCTCCCTCACTCTTCTCTTTCGAGTTGCAAGCTTCTTCCTCAGCAGCATTAATGGCggcttttttgttttgctgtctTGATTCTAATTCCACTGGCTGGTCTGCAAGCCTCTTGTCCATCTCAGCTGCTTTCtcgttttctttcttctctttcagttCCTTTTCTATCTTTTctatctcttctttttcttttgcttccCTCTCTATCTTTTCCttctcttccttttcttttgcttcCTTCTCtatcttttctttctctgcctTCTCTCTCATTTGTTGCTCCATCGTTTCTTTTTCcagcctttctttcctttctttctcctctTGCTCCAtcttttccttctcttctctttcattCCTCTCCCtatcttctctctctttttcttccttttcttttttctccctctcttctgtttctttcttctctaTTAGCTCCCTCTCTGCTTTCGCTTTCTTCTCGttctcttccttttcttttagctccctctctgctttctctttcttctcgttctcttccttttcttttagctctctctctgctttctctttcttctcgttctcttccttttcttttagctccctctctgctttctctttcttctcgtactcttccttttcttttagctccctctctgctttctctttcttctcgtactcttccttttcttttagctccctctctgctttctctttcttctcgttctcttccttttcttttagctccctctctgctttctccttctccagtctctctctctcttgctcttcctgctttttctccttcctttctttctcctctCTCAGTATCCTCTCTGCCTCTTCTTTCTTCTGTCTTTCCTGTTCCTCTGtccctttcatttccttttctttcttttctgcttcCTCCCTGactttcctctcttcctcttctttctttttcatctcGACTGCCTCCCTCTCTTGTTCTTCCTTAATTTTTCTTACAATCTCATCTCGCTCATCTTTGTTTATTCCTAACACAGGTGAAGGTGCTCTTTTTGGGGAACCATATAATTCTCTTTGTTTAAGTTTGGAAGGTGACAGTACTGGGGAGAGCAGCTTGTCATCATCGATGTTGCTCTCCACAGATGAAGTAGGAGAAGTTTTGACGGGTCTTGCAATCCGGTCCTTAGCCATGCCAGTCAGTTGGTACACATCCTCAGCATCCACCTCCTCATATGCTTCCTGGTGTACCAGCTTCACCTTCTCCCGAAGCTCCTGCAGTTCTCGTTCCTCCTCTAAACTGAGAGGCCTGTCCTCCATCTCCAATTTGCGGATCTGCCTCTCGTAGTCTGCAATCTCAGTTTCTGATGCTGAGCCTTCACCACTAGCTTGTCGTTCAGTCTCACTGGCTGACCTCTCACATTCTTCTAGAGTCACAGTTACAGTTGGTGTCACAAAGGACTCAATTGGCTGAGTAAGTGGTGTCTCGCTTACGGATTTTACCGGCTGATTATCTACAATATCTTTGCTTGTTTCCTCTATAGATTCTTTCTTAACCACCTGCCTCTGGTCTTGCCTCTCTTCTACGTCAACAACTCCTGATGGCTGGCTCTTGTCCTCCACAGATGTATCTCTAACAGCTAATTTTCTTGCCTGTTCTGCCACTTTCTCCTCAAGGACAGATGGAGTGAAGACCTGCGCAGAAGTGTCTGGGCTGAACACATCTGCAGGGGATGGCATGGGCCCCGAATATTCACTGAACACACAATAACCCATCTCTTCCAGTTGGCTTTCACTCTTTCTTGCTCCAGGACTCTGTTCCCCTGAAGTTAGGCTAGCCATTGGGTCGTCAGTGAAAGCTGAAACATCATCTTGAATCGACTTCCTCTGGATGATTTCTGGCTCTGTGTTTTCCGAAGCCAGTCTAGAACGGGTACCAGCAAGGTCCAACATCTCGGGCAAGTCTTGCGTCATCACTGTTCCATTTTTGTAAGTGTTGTTAGAGGGCTGAGGTGATTCTGGAGAGTCTGGTTCCGAAGTGGCTTTTGAAGGTGGTTCAGCTGTCCGTGGAGGGGATGAGGAATCTGAGGTGACGGAAGCTGCGGTCTCCAGGATGAGGGGAGGGAATGATGGAGGCTTATCCGAAGAAGGTGTAGAAACCGGAAGGTAATCAGCTGACTCATCTAGACTTCCACTGGTATATGACATGATGTCTGTGGCCAGTGGGGAGAAGTTCCTAGGTCGACCTTGTCCACTTTGATCCATTGTGCCAATAGTAATATTAAGTGAATAACTCCTTTGCTCTAAGGCAAGTTTACCGGGGGAAAGCCTGCATTCATTACTCTTGTCAGGCACTGTAAAGACGCCAGTGTCTTCTGCTGTACTTTTCTTAGTTTCAGGTTTATCCTTTGCTTCAGCTAGTGTGCTGTAGCTAATCTCCTGAGGCTTGGAATCACCTGTAGTCTTCTTCTCACCAGCTCGACTAAGTTCGTAATAACCCTCACCCTTACACTGGGGATCTTCATCAACCTCCATAGCTGATGTTTCAAAATATGCTGACATGCCAGATCTGTCTGTGGCATCTCTTGTTGCATCTCCTCCTTGAACTTTGACTCCCATTGAAGAGAAATCAGAGGGAGCACCGATGCTGCTGAACTCCACCACCTCCACCGATGGCTGCTTTGCGGACACAGTGATTGGCTCACCGTATGTTGGCTGAAGTGTGAGAGATCTGGCTGATTCTTTGGCTTGGCTTTGAACGTCTGGAGGTACAAAAGACGGCATATCCATGGTGGGGCTCTCCGGTACAACTCTTTCACCAGCAAAGAACCCTTGGATCTGGGGCTCAAAAAACTCCTCTGGGCGTTTTTCCGATCCAATACTGTCGGGGCTCATGGACCCACTGTCTTGCTTATCCGAGTCCATCTTCAAGGCTGAAAAGATATCTGTAAGTTGGCTGTTTCTATAACCAAGGAAAAGTATTTCTTTAGCATGCCGTGAATGAGATATTTCCTAAGCCAGGGATCATGAAAACTACAACAGAAACAGGCAAAGCTCTCTCTTAGAAACTTACAGCACAATGATACGGCCATCACTGAAGAAGTACGGCGAGATTATGGGATCCACCAAGTCACAAATGATGAAAATTATGGGGTGGTGTTTGATGGAACCGGCATGAAGTAAGTGTGATGCTGATTTGGGGGAAACAAGCTATAACAGATGGGAGGAATATCCATGCTTTTaacatcaaaacaaaagaaTGAGCATTTCTATCATTCTTAAAAAACACAATGCATTTTTTCAAGAATGTGTCTATTTACAAGCCGTCAAAATTCATATTTTCACTTAGATCTGATAGGATTTAGAGGATTTTATAATGTCACAAGTCGATCCAAAACATAACCAGCATCTTGTTTGTGAATGACGGAGAAATGCCATATTCTGTCAACaacaaaagatgacaaaaataACCAAAAAATATAAACCAATGGTAGTCTTTCTGTAAAgtcacttttttatatatacagtatgGTTCTACTGACAGCTTTACCACACTGAACATGAGACAGCCAACACAAAACCCCCTGCAAAATCTGTATTCAGAATCATGATAATAATATGAGCAATGCATGTTCAGTAACTATGATTTATGGCAATATAAAAGGCACAGAACTGGCATACCAGCACAAAGCCATTTTGTGTGAAAAAAATGAGAAACCTGTAAGCTTATAAGCtggtgaaataaaacaaaaaaagcactgtTACGTATAGCATCACTTCACGTCATCATACCAACACGAAACGGCCGGCCCCAAAAACCAGAGCaagtaaaagaaaacacaagcaAATACAACACGCAATAAAACCAGGATCAATTCAACATTGTGGCTCTTTTCACCAACAAGCCTGTGTTGCCTTGCAGCCGCAGCAGAGCGCAGGGAGGGATACTTGCCATTCCGCTTGACTTACAATGCTTATGTTATTCACCTTCTTCTAACACATCTTGCATTCTAATATAGTGGACAATGCAGTAACATGCAGACAAGGAGAGCAGAGGGCAGGACACACCTGTCTCTGGGTCTTCCTCaccctctgcttcctcctcctccgctcTGTCCATAGAGCTTTCTGCAGCAGCACTAGCTGCCTCAGCCGGCTCCAGGTCTATATCCTGGGCCTCGTCTACGGCCTCTGCCTGATCTAAGGGTTCAGCATGGGGGCTGTCCAGCTCGGGCTCTTCCCCGCTCCACTGATGCTCATCAAGAGCAGCCTCCGACTCTGCTGCCTCTGtactttcctcctcctcctcttccacctcctcctcctcctcgtatTCAGCTGTAAGAGCCTCCATGGTCTCTTCTTCTCAACAGCAGGGTGAAAGGGGGGACACATTAAGACCACAGGCAACACAGACTTGGGTTATGTGAGAACACAACTTATGAGGGGACACTTTCAGCTCTGTGAACAGATGATGTCACGTGTTTGTATCTTTACACATACAGGTACATTACATATATGGTGCAGAGTATTGTTGGGTGAGAGGTTTTCAATCCGTGACAGGTATTTCAGTCCGAAATTGATACTGTGGGTGCTTACTGTGATCAAACTATAAAGGCTTATTTGCCCAAATTTGCCCTTTGAGTGATATTACATGATGAAAATTACAACTTTTTCACTTTCTATTTCTCTTGCACACAACATATCTGCAACCCAAACTGACTATTATTGATGACAGAGGTAGTTTAAAGAAAATGATAACAGAAATAAAACTACAATTCATGGCTcaatactgtgcaaaaactgACTATTTTTGTTCAGAGCATTTCCAAAATCAAATTTTTTCTGaaaatgcatatatatatatatatatatatatatatatatatatatatataaataaataaatatttatgattaaagaaatatgattttttttttaaaaaacgcttAGCTATGCATCCATCTAATCGTCATATTTATTCATATAGAACTGGAGCAAGCTGGCATATTCACTGGGGAAAAACATTAATTTCACAGCTTAAGGTGCTGATGCTGGGGAATTAACATTCAATTTTTGTGCAACTGTGTCATTCAAATAAgctaaataacaacaaaaagaggaaaaaatataATATCTGGATACAAAGTTTCTGTTAATACTGCTCATTCGCTTCAGACATAATAATGGCATGCAAAATTGTTAATGTTATAGTAACTATTATTAAGAAACAGCTACAGAAAGCGAATGAGCTACATGTTACTGATCTGCTCATGTTATTGATGTCAAGCTCACAAAGTCgatattaaaacaaaattaaagtgTGCAACAATTATAGCAATTTAAGTGTGAACTTTTCAACTGTTTTCTGTAATATCATCCATTTTTATAATAGTTCTAATAGAGAAAATGTCAAAAAATAACTTTTGTAAAATTAGTTTTATACAACATTTTGATCAGTTTGATCATATGACTTCCCCTCTTTCATATGTTCAAGACCAAAAATTTTCTAAAAATCTTTTCATGCTCTAAAACATCACAGTGAAAGGTTTAAACAGTtactgtattaaaaaaaaatgaagatttATCGGACTGCGATTTTCTGTTATGTGTGACTTTCTTAAGCTTGTTATAAACGCTTAATTGCTGGTTGTGGTTATTCATACAGACATCGATGATGGGCTAGTATCATCGAAACTGGAATGAGACCCATTGAAACTGCAAACAAGATGTTTTGTGTGCTTTGGAGCTGAAAGTCTTCCTTGTTGCCACAGTGAGAGTGTTAGAGTAGGGACTGATGTGTGGAGAGGAACTGACACAGTACACCATGGTAAAAGAAAAGTGATAATCTTGAGGAATTAACTAAATTAATCAGTATGGGAGATGACTGGCAAAGAGAAATCTTGTGCATAAAGGTCATGCACAGTGTCTCTGAGACATTTATGAAAGTAATGGATCTTAATTCATGTCCCAAAAGTCAGCCTTGTGGGCCATGTGGTCTTACTGATGAGGATGTTCACTGACGGAGCCACAAAAAACCCACTGCTGTATCTTTGAGACATCACTGCTATGCGCTGGAGTTAACGGCATGGCAACCACAGGAAGCAATGGCTTTTGGTGAAAATGAATGAGAATAAGAAAGATGAATGTTAAATAAGCACGTCAAATTTTGAGTAGACACACATCACAAGGACAAACAAACCTCACGCAAAGACAGACGAAGAGACAAATGGACGGACGGAGGGACGGAGGGACAAAAGGAAGGAGGGATGAAGCGAGGAGGTCAAATCacagaaggaaagaaagagagaggagatgagGGGAGAAATGGCAAAGAGGAACCATGCGTGGTTCACCTTCAATCTGTCTAAAGGCCACGGCATGCCCTGTGGGGCGAGCGCCCGAGTGCGTCCACTCTGGGCTGAACAATGGGTGCTCATAGTACTCCTCGTCGGAGTGGTAGGGGTCGTCCTCGGGCACGGAAACTGAGATGGAGGGGGCGAGGAACTTGCACCTCTCCCGAGAATTTTGGAAGCGACGGAGAGGGCCCGCCTCCTCCTCATCCCCTACATCTACAAACAAGACAGACACAAGGAGAAGAACTGCAGGGAAATCTCGACACACGGACTAAAAGAGAGACAGCGAGAAGGAaggaaaagataaagaaaaagaaaacaatgaaaaaaaaatgggaaaactggcaaaaaaaacaaccatctTAAAGTTGATTTATCACACAATATATTGGTAAGTTATTCAAATTTAGGGTTATTTTTTGTGGGGGTATTTCTGTCTGTAGCTTGGTAGCACAATGTTTGCCCACATGTCACGTCATGTAATCTTTATCTCTTTAAACTGAAATTATAAACCATTCAACAGCACCCCATTTATGTGCTTCTTGGCATCACTTTCAAGGCAGGACCAAACtgcaaaaaaagtaaaagaaggCTGTGTGATGACAGCATCTCAACCAGGTAAGGATTTAGAAAGACTACCGGAATAATTCCATAAGTCATCTTTTGTCCTCTTCGTTGTTCCACGCTAACCCTACAATCAATGGTCTAACTTTAAATGGGGCCAACAGTGGATCTTAAAGTTCCCCAGATGACTTTTAAAGATGgccattttttttgcaaagaaaGGGTACATAAGGCTtgagaagattaaaaaaaattaaaccatTAGAATAGGCAACAAAAAGAGAAACGTGTAGACAGACTGAGACACGTATGAAGAAGACTTGAGAACAAGAGAGACATCACACACAGGACTACAACAAGTAGACAGTGACAAGCAACTGAAAGATAGCAAAGCTTTGGGGGCCAGCCTTTATCCGAGACCAACAAAATGAGCATAATGCATCATTTAAGGAAAAAAATCGTCTTTGTTCCACAATGACTAAacctaaacaaaaacacaacattaaaAGGAAACAGTTACAACCACGGTAGCACAGCAGAAGGTtggataaaagaaagaaagactgaaAAGGTGTGTTTTGCCAGCTACGACACAAACAAAGCTCTTTTTTTGCAATTCCCTGGATCTGCTCAAAGCTATGTAAAGACTCAAAAATACAACACCAACCCACCAACTAAGCCTTTTTTAACACTCAGGGTGAAACAGAAAACTTGTCACCTGGGTATGCAAAGACTTAAACCTACACTTTTATCGTCGAGTGTAGAGCTCCAAGTTGCACTGTTCAACAATTGCTGAAAACCAAATGTAAGAGTCAACGAAAAACAACCTAACTGCATCATCGGTCTAACTGGTAAACTGGAGGGCAAAGAATCATTTATGTCAGAGGGCAAACTATGCTCATAGGTTGCATTTCTTCTTATCCTCTTTTTGCTATTTGCTTTTTCCTCTTTCCATCTCACGTCCATTTCACAGTTTCAGTCTATAGATTTAGCTTTAGAGATGAACCTCTGACCTTTAGCCCTTAACCACATACcccaaaaaatttaaaaatataaaaaataaaaaacagacaaCAGACAATGACCAGAAAACGCAACACCATGACAACAGACATGCAAAACTTAGAAGAACAAAACAGACAAACGACAAGAAGTTGCAGGATTACCTAAATTTTCATATTAGTGTGTGTGGAGACAGTGAGGTGTGGAGGTTAGAGGAGTGGATGAAGAGGATGATAAAAAAGAGTGCGCTTGGTATGACACAGTGGTCATGCATGTGAGTGTGTCTTCATTCCAGAGAAATTGTGACGACAATGAAGATACTAAGTGCATCGGTTCCAGGAGTATGATGAAAAGGATGAAGCTGAATCTCCGAGGAAATGGATGACAGGAGAAGGGAGAACATGTCCCTGCTTTTAGCAGCTCTGATTTGGTTTCTTGAATGGGTGTCAATGTGTCGTTTCTCGCCAGCACCACAACACACCAATGTGTTGGCGATCACAAAACTCCTGAGGCTAAAGTGAAGGAAAAGAAGGAAAccatactctttttttttttttttatcagatgtGGTCTTTTTATTCTTGGCCTACCTTGTTCCGGAGGACCAAAGTGCTCAGCTGCAGGTGAAGGGGGAGGGGAAGGAGGCAAATTGGTGGTATCTTCAACTGTAAAGGGGCAAAGAGGGAAGAGGAGGCATGAATATAGTCATAGAAatcaaaaaaagtaaaaacttaATGGATATTCTGCCATTCGTTTGTATGAAACTAGGAGGTACACGAGTAGAGCAAAGTGACACCAACACTGACAAAAGagtttcaaattcaattcaaagaaTATGTGAACTCCAGCAGTTGTGAGAGAAGTCGTAAGACCATGAAGGTGACGGTCGAATTACAGTCATGTAGCTGCACCATCGAACCACCCCTACTGCCTCATAAGAAACACTTGAGAATTACATCTGCTACAAGGTAAATTAAAGATACATGAATGATAAATAGCTCATATGAATCATATTTTCCTCCTTCCACTTGAAGGGCCGGCACCTTACAGGCCTTGCTTTTCTTTCAACTGGACAACCTGTTGTTAACATGTAGCTGAGGATGAATGTAGACAGCTCAGCCTCCATAACATACTCAACTTACAGCAGCATGATTTTAATAAACTCTTTGATCAAACGGTATTCAAGGTTAGCAATGCTCTGTCATGTTGCTGCCCACCAGACCGTCCAGCTGTACTATTATtatgatgtttgtttttctttaaggaAGACTTAGTGTCTGCCATACTGGGTTCAGCGTATGCTTACCACGGATGACTCTTTACTCTGTAAATATGCTGTCTTTTCATGATGTGTGCGACTCCACGAGGCCACGTGTTGTGACTGACTTCTGAACATCAGATGTGCACAACTTGGATAGCAGAATGAATGGGTGCTGGGTGTGAGTTGCTGACTTTTAACTTGCCTTTGGAACCCTGTAGACCTGACAGGGTTGTGCCATGACCCTCATCCAGTGCCAGCTGGGTCAGACAGGCTCCGGCCCCATGTGCCAATTGGACAGAAGATTTTTTTCTATGGTTACTACCCGGCAACGCTTGTTGTGATGCTGACTCACCTGACGGCAGTCGTTGAGTCTCCTGTTCTCCCTTCAGTACTGCCACTGCCTCTGCCGTCACCTCTTGCACAATCCGTGCAGACACTTGCTCTGAGAATAGACAgtcacacaaatacacaagGTGAATAAAACTGTTCATCTAAGTAGAATATAAAGGGAGAGGCTTAAATAGGTCAAATCtaacaaattcaattcaataaatATCCAAAACTgtaagggagaaaaaaaaaaaagtccagttgCCCCTGTTAAATATAATCGAACCACTGCAGTTGTACTGGAACAATATAAGAACTTGAACTTCCAAACTATATATTGATGTTAGAATTTACTATATAAAGTATATATAAAGCAATCTAATTTGCCAATCTTTTCAcacattgctttttttttaaaaatcatgtcACTAAAAACActggatgaaaaccagaaaaccaACCAACTGCTCGAATACTTGTGTGGCTTGTGAAGGTGTTACTATGGAAACCTGACATCATTATACAAAGTGCAGGCTGGAGATGAGATGTATAATTTCCAAAAATCTATTCTGTTTTACTCCATTTTTATCTAACTTTAGGATCTGAGTCATTGTATCTGCAATGACACACATAATTTAATCTTTCTAAAACGCCAGATTCAGA contains:
- the map2 gene encoding uncharacterized protein map2 isoform X6, translated to MCSLLTQSFQSGFLCSERECSHLKEQVSARIVQEVTAEAVAVLKGEQETQRLPSVEDTTNLPPSPPPSPAAEHFGPPEQDVGDEEEAGPLRRFQNSRERCKFLAPSISVSVPEDDPYHSDEEYYEHPLFSPEWTHSGARPTGHAVAFRQIEEETMEALTAEYEEEEEVEEEEEESTEAAESEAALDEHQWSGEEPELDSPHAEPLDQAEAVDEAQDIDLEPAEAASAAAESSMDRAEEEEAEGEEDPETALKMDSDKQDSGSMSPDSIGSEKRPEEFFEPQIQGFFAGERVVPESPTMDMPSFVPPDVQSQAKESARSLTLQPTYGEPITVSAKQPSVEVVEFSSIGAPSDFSSMGVKVQGGDATRDATDRSGMSAYFETSAMEVDEDPQCKGEGYYELSRAGEKKTTGDSKPQEISYSTLAEAKDKPETKKSTAEDTGVFTVPDKSNECRLSPGKLALEQRSYSLNITIGTMDQSGQGRPRNFSPLATDIMSYTSGSLDESADYLPVSTPSSDKPPSFPPLILETAASVTSDSSSPPRTAEPPSKATSEPDSPESPQPSNNTYKNGTVMTQDLPEMLDLAGTRSRLASENTEPEIIQRKSIQDDVSAFTDDPMASLTSGEQSPGARKSESQLEEMGYCVFSEYSGPMPSPADVFSPDTSAQVFTPSVLEEKVAEQARKLAVRDTSVEDKSQPSGVVDVEERQDQRQVVKKESIEETSKDIVDNQPVKSVSETPLTQPIESFVTPTVTVTLEECERSASETERQASGEGSASETEIADYERQIRKLEMEDRPLSLEEERELQELREKVKLVHQEAYEEVDAEDVYQLTGMAKDRIARPVKTSPTSSVESNIDDDKLLSPVLSPSKLKQRELYGSPKRAPSPVLGINKDERDEIVRKIKEEQEREAVEMKKKEEEERKVREEAEKKEKEMKGTEEQERQKKEEAERILREEKERKEKKQEEQERERLEKEKAERELKEKEENEKKEKAERELKEKEEYEKKEKAERELKEKEEYEKKEKAERELKEKEENEKKEKAERELKEKEENEKKEKAERELKEKEENEKKAKAERELIEKKETEEREKKEKEEKEREDRERNEREEKEKMEQEEKERKERLEKETMEQQMREKAEKEKIEKEAKEKEEKEKIEREAKEKEEIEKIEKELKEKKENEKAAEMDKRLADQPVELESRQQNKKAAINAAEEEACNSKEKSEGDVLKLAAAGPEVTKEIPETRAAIESVVMVEDDFITVVQTFDEAEEPGHSVRFSAPLEDEALCVPARKEDEEEEEESVELAQEADMEAASLEEVGDVPETPASPGRETQTIETEGPTESYDRDETTVDDSILDSSWVDTQDDDRSMATEQIEPLPKVPSPVKKPSVVQNKQTQQQKTEKQVKPKTKGGRPKGRISTPERKPVRKEPIYIPREEVKKKKAIIKKTDITKKLETQSLSPSKRSGMKPAVRQTRPIQHHSCPRRRPTETPPDSRQPLSVARQSRDRASIPTSISRAAASLDRLHLSSAEPQGSPELQRLKAKDGGSQSPEKRSSLSRHTSILSRRGYHEHEESSTSITSSGSTAPRRPTSFRTEMRAEHRIGRTPSMTVAESVRSRSARSGHSTPRTPGSTAITPGTPPSYSSSSWTPGTPRSLSLISHERKVAIVRTPPKSPATTPKQLRIINQPLPDFKNIKSKIGSTENIKYQPKGGQVFIPSVKLDYRHVQSRCGSLDRRGYSAGGGNVQIQNKKIDLSHVTSKCGSLDNIHHRPGGGNVRIESVKLGFKDKAQAKVGSMDNTHHIPGGGHIMIESHRLAFRDQAKARVDHGAEIIVQSPGLSGTVSPHRHQESQLSSSGSLNMMESPQLATLAEDVTAALAKQGL